From Pseudomonas sp. B21-028, one genomic window encodes:
- a CDS encoding DUF6632 domain-containing protein: MNDPQRLAALRLVLIVVGLISVFAIWPLMLLWPSGWTWHSGHSDYPLMIVGLYATLGVFLLRASRDPLKHLSLIWFTVWSSVVHGAIMAVQSFGVGMDGMSHYGHLLGDVPALFVVAAALAFFTPRGEKARLLAG, from the coding sequence ATGAACGACCCCCAAAGACTCGCCGCCCTGCGCCTGGTTTTGATCGTGGTGGGCCTGATCTCCGTGTTCGCGATCTGGCCGCTGATGTTGCTATGGCCCTCCGGCTGGACATGGCACAGCGGTCATTCCGACTATCCGCTGATGATCGTCGGCCTCTACGCGACCCTCGGCGTGTTCCTGCTGAGGGCTTCCCGGGATCCGCTGAAGCACCTGAGCCTCATCTGGTTCACGGTCTGGTCGAGCGTCGTACATGGCGCAATCATGGCTGTGCAGTCCTTTGGGGTCGGGATGGACGGCATGAGCCATTACGGTCATTTGCTCGGCGATGTGCCCGCGCTATTTGTTGTCGCGGCGGCGTTGGCATTCTTCACACCCCGTGGCGAGAAGGCGCGTTTACTGGCGGGTTGA
- a CDS encoding AlpA family transcriptional regulator — MEYTFTLKYQLADDDRTSDELVERLGAAGCDDALVGIGQPGRLALEFTRDAPDAIKAVLSALGDVRRAVPSARLIEVAPDLVGLTDVAEIVGVSRQNMRKLMLAHPSSFPTPIHEGSASIWHLADVLTWLQSKGSYSLTRSVLDVAQAAWQINVAKEGRRLPGLDSKELGVLAE, encoded by the coding sequence ATGGAATATACCTTTACCCTGAAATATCAGCTTGCTGACGATGACCGTACCTCGGATGAGCTGGTGGAGCGGCTGGGGGCAGCGGGCTGCGACGATGCCCTGGTAGGGATTGGACAGCCAGGACGGCTGGCTCTCGAGTTCACGCGTGATGCTCCTGATGCAATCAAGGCCGTGCTTAGCGCCCTGGGCGATGTCCGTCGTGCGGTGCCCTCGGCCAGACTGATCGAGGTCGCTCCTGATCTGGTCGGGTTAACCGATGTGGCCGAGATCGTCGGCGTGTCCCGGCAAAACATGCGCAAGTTGATGTTGGCCCACCCGAGCAGCTTCCCGACGCCCATACACGAGGGCAGTGCATCTATCTGGCACTTGGCGGACGTTCTGACCTGGCTGCAGAGCAAGGGCAGTTATTCGCTTACCAGGAGCGTGTTGGATGTGGCTCAGGCAGCTTGGCAGATCAACGTTGCGAAAGAAGGCCGGCGTTTACCAGGCTTGGATTCTAAAGAGTTGGGAGTTTTGGCCGAGTAA